The Artemia franciscana unplaced genomic scaffold, ASM3288406v1 PGA_scaffold_34, whole genome shotgun sequence genome includes a window with the following:
- the LOC136041731 gene encoding mesencephalic astrocyte-derived neurotrophic factor homolog has protein sequence MKIYFLLFCVVAVSALKREDCDVCFNVLDTFRATLTKDQLKSTAKIEHVFRQYCNGTKGKDNRFCYFVGGLKESATSVLGELSKPLSWSLPTHKICEKLKKKDSQLCDLRYEKIIDLKSVYLKNLKVRDLKKILSDWDEDCEDCLEKGDFIRKIEDVKPKHLK, from the coding sequence atgaaaatatattttctgttgttttgtGTTGTAGCAGTTTCTGCATTAAAGAGAGAAGATTGTGATGTATGTTTCAACGTGTTGGACACTTTCAGAGCTACGCTGACGAAGGACCAGTTGAAGTCAACTGCCAAAATTGAACACGTCTTTAGGCAATATTGCAACGGAACCAAAGGAAAAGATAACCGATTTTGTTATTTCGTTGGTGGTCTAAAGGAATCTGCTACGAGTGTCCTCGGTGAATTGTCCAAACCACTGTCTTGGTCATTGCCGACTCATAAGATatgtgaaaaattgaaaaagaaagattcTCAACTCTGTGACCTTCGTTATGAAAAGATCATTGACTTGAAATCAGTATATTTGAAGAATTTGAAGGTTCGcgatttaaagaaaatccttAGCGATTGGGACGAGGATTGTGAGGACTGCTTAGAAAAAGGGGATTTCATCCGGAAGATTGAAGACGTGAAACCCAAACATTTGAAGTGA
- the LOC136041730 gene encoding uncharacterized protein LOC136041730 isoform X2, which yields MRRNILFLVALLVSLICISSGAIAEPRSSEDIQEYQQNLYNQLIKEGPASFIRRSLEIDPNQFAPRTSEKDPEKLAKKYRYYQRPLYRYPYYDNTGRGYNLYGYGGPELFSYSIFQPIEGYY from the exons ATGAGGcgaaatatattatttcta GTAGCGCTACTGGTTTCTCTGATATGTATTTCTTCTGGTGCGATTGCTGAACCAAGAAGCTCTGAAGACATCCAAGAGTATCAGCAGAATTTATACAATCAGTTAATAAAAGAGGGCCCTGCTTCTTTTATCAGAAGAAGCTTAGAAATAGATCCTAATCAATTTGCGCCAAGAACCTCGGAAAAAGATCCTGAAAAACTGGCGAAGAAATATAGATACTATCAAAG GCCCTTGTACAGATATCCCTACTATGACAACACAGGAAGAGGATACAATCTTTATGGGTATGGAGGACCAGAATTGTTCAGCTATAGCATATTTCAACCTATAGAGGGATACTactaa
- the LOC136041730 gene encoding uncharacterized protein LOC136041730 isoform X1, with translation MKFERELSVSFIFCCTAIDSIFGFSNYLLHIIADIGPFLNFLLHLQFRKKLLSEFGLGLLGYTVALLVSLICISSGAIAEPRSSEDIQEYQQNLYNQLIKEGPASFIRRSLEIDPNQFAPRTSEKDPEKLAKKYRYYQRPLYRYPYYDNTGRGYNLYGYGGPELFSYSIFQPIEGYY, from the exons ATGAAGTTCGAAAGAGAACTTTCTGTGTCTTTTATATTCTGCTGCACTGCTATTGACAGTATCTTTGGTTTTTCAAACTATTTGTTACACATTATTGCAGATATTGGACCCTTTCTAAATTTCCTGCTTCACTTACAATTTCGGAAAAAACTCCTATCAGAATTTGGTTTGGGGTTGTTAGGCTATACG GTAGCGCTACTGGTTTCTCTGATATGTATTTCTTCTGGTGCGATTGCTGAACCAAGAAGCTCTGAAGACATCCAAGAGTATCAGCAGAATTTATACAATCAGTTAATAAAAGAGGGCCCTGCTTCTTTTATCAGAAGAAGCTTAGAAATAGATCCTAATCAATTTGCGCCAAGAACCTCGGAAAAAGATCCTGAAAAACTGGCGAAGAAATATAGATACTATCAAAG GCCCTTGTACAGATATCCCTACTATGACAACACAGGAAGAGGATACAATCTTTATGGGTATGGAGGACCAGAATTGTTCAGCTATAGCATATTTCAACCTATAGAGGGATACTactaa